A region of Pyxidicoccus parkwaysis DNA encodes the following proteins:
- a CDS encoding roadblock/LC7 domain-containing protein: MSFRTHLESVVNQVDGALACSVMGFDGISVDTFQRDEAAELELSGAWVEYANLLTQLRHAAEVLKTGAVSEVSVNSEKVLTVMRLVSPEYFLVLALRADGNYGKGRYVLRVTAPKVRAEL; the protein is encoded by the coding sequence ATGTCCTTCCGCACGCACCTCGAGTCGGTGGTCAACCAGGTGGACGGAGCCCTCGCCTGCAGCGTGATGGGCTTCGACGGCATCTCCGTCGACACCTTCCAGCGGGACGAGGCCGCGGAGTTGGAGCTGAGCGGCGCGTGGGTGGAATACGCCAACCTCCTCACCCAGCTCCGTCATGCCGCTGAAGTCCTGAAGACGGGCGCGGTGAGCGAGGTCAGCGTCAACAGCGAGAAGGTGCTGACCGTGATGCGGCTGGTGTCACCGGAGTACTTCCTGGTGCTCGCCCTGCGCGCGGACGGCAACTACGGCAAGGGCCGCTACGTCCTGCGCGTGACGGCCCCCAAGGTGCGCGCCGAGCTCTAG
- the efp gene encoding elongation factor P, producing the protein MAGFVDTSEFRNGLKIEIDGEPFVIEYFQHVKPGKGSAFVRTKIRSLLSGRVLEPTLKSGDKVGLPDIEEKDMQFLYVQGDEYYFMDNRNYEQTFLSEKVLGEAKNFLKENITVSVLYWNGKAISVNLPNSVDLKVIKCDPGVRGDTVSGALKPATLETGFTVNVPLFINEGDVLKIDTREGGKYLTRVATAG; encoded by the coding sequence ATGGCTGGTTTTGTCGATACGTCCGAGTTCCGCAATGGTCTGAAGATCGAGATTGACGGTGAGCCGTTCGTTATCGAGTACTTCCAGCACGTGAAGCCCGGCAAGGGCTCCGCCTTCGTGCGCACGAAGATCCGCAGCCTCCTGTCCGGGCGCGTCCTGGAGCCCACCCTCAAGTCCGGCGACAAGGTGGGCCTCCCGGACATCGAGGAGAAGGACATGCAGTTCCTGTATGTCCAGGGCGATGAGTACTACTTCATGGACAACCGCAACTACGAGCAGACCTTCCTCAGTGAGAAGGTGCTTGGAGAGGCGAAGAACTTCCTGAAGGAGAACATCACCGTCTCGGTGCTCTACTGGAACGGCAAGGCCATCTCCGTGAACCTGCCCAACTCGGTGGACCTGAAGGTCATCAAGTGCGACCCGGGCGTGCGTGGCGACACCGTGTCCGGCGCGCTCAAGCCCGCCACCCTGGAGACGGGCTTCACCGTCAACGTCCCGCTCTTCATCAACGAGGGCGACGTGCTCAAGATCGACACGCGTGAAGGTGGCAAGTATCTGACGCGCGTGGCCACCGCGGGCTAG
- the accB gene encoding acetyl-CoA carboxylase biotin carboxyl carrier protein, whose amino-acid sequence MATKRKSSRASEPAGAPAAAGARDAGNTSLDVDALRQIVEILEASDVTRLVWKRGEEKLFIRRGHAPETTIVHHAAPAAAPVSAGVEYTAPAVAPRAAAPAPAPAAAAAAPAPAAEKPGHQVTSPFVGTFYRTPAPDQPAFVDVGSVVKKGQVLCIIEAMKLMNEIESEVTGRVAEILVENGRPVEFGQALFRIEPA is encoded by the coding sequence ATGGCAACGAAGCGCAAGTCGTCCCGGGCGTCCGAGCCCGCGGGCGCGCCGGCCGCCGCTGGCGCGCGCGACGCGGGCAACACGTCCCTGGACGTGGATGCCCTGCGGCAGATTGTCGAAATCCTCGAGGCCTCGGATGTGACGAGGCTGGTGTGGAAGCGCGGTGAGGAGAAGCTCTTCATCCGCCGCGGCCACGCGCCGGAGACCACCATCGTCCACCACGCGGCGCCGGCCGCGGCGCCCGTGAGCGCGGGCGTGGAGTACACCGCTCCCGCCGTGGCCCCCCGGGCCGCCGCGCCCGCTCCGGCTCCCGCCGCGGCGGCCGCTGCCCCGGCTCCGGCCGCGGAGAAGCCCGGCCACCAGGTGACGAGCCCCTTCGTGGGCACCTTCTACCGGACGCCTGCTCCGGACCAGCCCGCGTTCGTCGACGTGGGCTCGGTGGTGAAGAAGGGCCAGGTGCTCTGCATCATCGAAGCGATGAAGTTGATGAACGAAATCGAGTCCGAGGTGACCGGCCGCGTCGCGGAGATCCTCGTGGAGAATGGCCGCCCGGTGGAGTTCGGCCAGGCGCTGTTCCGTATCGAGCCGGCCTGA
- the accC gene encoding acetyl-CoA carboxylase biotin carboxylase subunit, with amino-acid sequence MFKKVLIANRGEIALRVIRACRELGIATVAVHSTADANALHVRFADESVCIGPPASKESYLNIPQLLSAAEITRADAIHPGYGFLSENAEFAEVCENCKIRFIGPRPEMLRLMGNKVRARAAAREAGLPLLPGSPGTVKDPREAEAFAREIGFPVILKAAAGGGGKGMKIVREPGALAQAFSTAQAEAIASFANGDLYIERYVEKPRHIEIQIVADEHGNIIHLNERECSVQRRHQKLIEESPSPALSPELRKKMGDVSVQAMKKLAYNNVGTIEYLLDERGEFYFMEMNTRIQVEHPVTELVMGIDLVREQIRMAYGHPLRFKQEDIQIRGHAIECRVNAEDPITFAPWPGKITGYSVPGGYGVRVDSAAYENYTVLPYYDSLLSKLIVYAEDRETAIRRMQRALGEYVVEGIRTNIPFHRAALAEESFQEGQYDTRFVERLLASETGHRRLKKAVEETP; translated from the coding sequence GTGTTCAAGAAGGTGCTGATCGCCAACCGCGGGGAGATTGCCCTGCGGGTCATCCGTGCCTGCCGTGAGCTGGGTATCGCCACGGTGGCGGTGCACTCCACGGCGGACGCCAACGCGCTGCACGTGCGGTTCGCCGACGAGTCGGTGTGCATCGGCCCACCCGCGTCCAAGGAGAGCTACCTCAACATCCCGCAACTGCTCTCCGCGGCCGAAATCACCCGCGCGGACGCCATCCACCCGGGCTACGGCTTCCTCTCGGAGAACGCCGAGTTCGCGGAGGTGTGCGAGAACTGCAAGATTCGCTTCATCGGTCCGCGTCCGGAGATGCTCCGGCTGATGGGCAACAAGGTCCGCGCCCGCGCCGCCGCGCGCGAGGCGGGCCTGCCGCTGCTGCCCGGCAGCCCCGGCACGGTGAAGGACCCGCGCGAGGCCGAGGCCTTCGCCCGGGAGATTGGCTTCCCCGTCATCCTCAAGGCGGCCGCCGGTGGCGGTGGCAAGGGGATGAAGATCGTCCGCGAGCCGGGCGCGCTGGCCCAGGCGTTCTCCACCGCGCAGGCGGAGGCGATTGCCTCCTTCGCCAACGGCGACCTCTACATCGAGCGGTACGTGGAGAAGCCGCGCCACATCGAAATCCAGATTGTGGCGGACGAGCACGGCAACATCATCCACCTCAATGAGCGCGAGTGCTCGGTGCAGCGCCGGCACCAGAAGCTCATCGAGGAGAGCCCGTCGCCCGCGCTCTCGCCCGAGCTGCGCAAGAAGATGGGCGACGTGTCCGTCCAGGCGATGAAGAAGCTCGCCTACAACAACGTGGGCACCATCGAGTATCTGCTCGACGAGCGCGGCGAGTTCTACTTCATGGAGATGAACACGCGCATCCAGGTGGAGCACCCGGTGACGGAGCTCGTCATGGGCATCGACCTGGTCCGTGAGCAGATCCGCATGGCGTACGGACATCCCCTGCGCTTCAAGCAGGAGGACATCCAGATTCGCGGCCACGCCATTGAATGCCGCGTCAACGCCGAGGACCCGATTACCTTCGCGCCCTGGCCGGGGAAGATTACCGGCTACAGCGTGCCGGGCGGCTATGGCGTGCGCGTGGACTCGGCGGCCTACGAGAACTACACGGTGCTGCCGTACTACGACAGCCTCCTGTCCAAGCTCATCGTCTACGCGGAGGACCGCGAGACGGCCATCCGCCGCATGCAGCGCGCGCTGGGCGAGTACGTGGTGGAGGGCATCCGCACCAACATCCCGTTCCACCGGGCCGCGCTGGCGGAGGAGTCCTTCCAGGAAGGCCAGTACGACACCCGCTTCGTGGAGCGTCTGCTCGCGAGCGAGACGGGCCACCGCCGCCTCAAGAAGGCCGTTGAAGAGACGCCGTAG